Proteins encoded within one genomic window of Deltaproteobacteria bacterium:
- a CDS encoding phosphatidate cytidylyltransferase, with the protein MLWKRIATAAVLIPLLVASILSSVGRPAGWPFLLLFAVVAAICADEGFRMFLHGARDRAGGVALAVLVFFSAALLPGSFGVPALLVCVLLSVFHALPGAFDPAEKARRAATFCLGAVYVGGLLSMYPRTLLLPRGEHWVLLGILAVAAGDTMAYFTGRAIGRRKLAPAISPNKTVEGAVGGLLGSVGCAVLYAHGFLPGVPAGYAAAAGAAVGIFGQAGDLFESLIKRTAGVKDSGTILPGHGGILDRADGILAAGPVLYLFAALSPLAGGSA; encoded by the coding sequence ATGCTCTGGAAGCGGATCGCCACCGCCGCCGTTCTCATCCCGCTCCTGGTCGCCTCCATCCTGTCCTCCGTCGGGCGCCCGGCGGGCTGGCCGTTCCTGCTGCTGTTCGCCGTCGTCGCGGCGATTTGCGCGGACGAAGGATTCCGGATGTTCCTTCACGGCGCCCGGGATCGCGCGGGCGGGGTCGCGCTCGCCGTTCTCGTATTTTTTTCGGCGGCGCTGCTGCCGGGTTCCTTCGGCGTGCCCGCGCTTCTCGTTTGCGTCCTCCTGTCGGTCTTCCACGCCCTTCCGGGAGCGTTCGACCCCGCGGAAAAAGCGCGCAGGGCGGCGACGTTCTGCCTCGGGGCGGTCTACGTCGGGGGACTTCTGTCGATGTATCCGCGGACGCTCCTCCTTCCCCGCGGGGAGCACTGGGTGCTCCTGGGGATCCTCGCCGTGGCGGCGGGGGACACGATGGCCTACTTCACGGGAAGGGCGATCGGCCGGAGGAAGCTCGCCCCGGCCATCTCGCCGAACAAGACGGTCGAAGGCGCGGTCGGGGGCCTCCTCGGAAGCGTCGGCTGCGCCGTCCTCTACGCGCACGGTTTCCTCCCCGGGGTGCCGGCGGGATACGCCGCCGCCGCGGGGGCGGCGGTGGGGATCTTCGGACAGGCGGGGGACCTGTTCGAGTCGCTCATTAAGCGCACGGCGGGCGTAAAGGACAGCGGGACGATCCTGCCCGGCCACGGGGGGATCCTCGACCGGGCCGACGGGATCCTCGCGGCCGGACCCGTCCTCTACCTGTTCGCGGCGTTGTCGCCCCTCGCCGGGGGGAGCGCGTGA
- a CDS encoding isoprenyl transferase, with translation MTSGGSSPPSLPRHVAIIMDGNGRWANLRGLPRVEGHRMGVRAVRAVVECARELRIPCLTLYAFSLENWGRPEPEVLALMTLLQEFLVSELSLLLRHRIRLRVIGETSSLPFAVRKVLERTVSATAGNTEMTLTLGLSYAGRNEIVRAVRRLAAEAVQGKIAPEEITEEMFSSRLDTAGIPDPDLVIRTSGEFRISNFLLWQSAYAEFAFTDVLWPDFGKAEFLQALEEYSRRHRRFGLTGEQAEKLPGK, from the coding sequence GAGGAAGCTCCCCCCCTTCCCTGCCGCGGCACGTGGCCATCATCATGGACGGCAACGGCCGGTGGGCGAACCTGCGGGGACTTCCGCGCGTCGAGGGGCACCGGATGGGGGTCCGCGCCGTGCGTGCCGTCGTGGAGTGCGCCCGGGAGCTGCGCATCCCCTGTCTCACCCTGTACGCCTTCTCGCTCGAGAACTGGGGCCGCCCCGAGCCCGAGGTCCTCGCGCTCATGACCCTCCTGCAGGAGTTCCTCGTCAGCGAGCTTTCCCTGCTCCTCCGGCACCGGATCCGGCTGCGCGTCATCGGAGAGACCTCCTCCCTTCCGTTCGCCGTCCGAAAGGTCCTGGAGCGCACCGTGTCCGCCACGGCGGGGAACACCGAGATGACCTTGACGCTGGGGCTTTCGTACGCCGGGCGCAACGAGATCGTCCGTGCGGTGCGCCGCCTTGCCGCCGAGGCGGTGCAGGGGAAGATCGCTCCGGAGGAGATCACGGAGGAGATGTTCTCCTCCCGCCTCGACACCGCGGGGATCCCCGATCCCGACCTCGTCATCCGCACGAGCGGGGAGTTCCGCATCAGCAACTTCCTGCTCTGGCAATCCGCCTACGCCGAGTTCGCCTTCACGGACGTGCTGTGGCCCGATTTCGGCAAGGCGGAGTTCCTCCAGGCGCTCGAGGAGTACTCCCGCCGCCACCGGCGCTTCGGGCTGACCGGCGAGCAGGCCGAAAAGCTCCCGGGGAAGTAG